Proteins from a single region of Crassaminicella profunda:
- a CDS encoding dipeptidase, whose amino-acid sequence MDLLKTTDQIHKKFPIVDAHSDILFDVVRQRQLGRKRVIETDYLPQFIRGGVNIIVASLFIDDMFIPEMSLRRALDQIGSLYMEIDESKDKIMLCKSYKDIEKVMNDNKIAILLSFEGVEPLYNDLNLLKVFYELGVRLVGLSWSRRNYAADGCYFTPMKEGKKGGLTAFGVALIEMAESLGMFMDVSHLNDEGFWDVLEVTKKPIIASHSNCRNLVPVMRNLTDEQIKAIAKRQGVIGMNIANKFVANEGDLANTERLVDHIDYIVNLVGINHVGFGFDFCDQLRKYDLPKPNPSDNKFFDTLSGHGKIKNITKELINRGYKEEDIKLILGGNFLRVYKELL is encoded by the coding sequence ATGGATTTATTAAAGACGACTGACCAGATACATAAGAAATTTCCTATTGTGGATGCCCATTCAGACATTTTATTTGATGTGGTAAGACAAAGGCAATTAGGACGTAAAAGGGTAATAGAGACAGATTATTTACCTCAGTTTATAAGGGGAGGCGTAAATATTATTGTAGCATCTTTATTTATTGATGATATGTTTATTCCTGAAATGTCTTTAAGAAGAGCATTAGACCAGATTGGTAGTTTATATATGGAAATAGATGAGTCAAAGGATAAAATCATGCTTTGTAAAAGCTATAAAGATATTGAAAAAGTAATGAATGATAATAAAATAGCTATCCTATTGTCATTTGAAGGGGTAGAACCTCTATATAATGATTTAAATCTTTTAAAGGTTTTTTATGAGCTAGGGGTAAGACTCGTAGGTCTTTCTTGGAGCAGAAGAAACTATGCAGCAGATGGATGTTATTTTACTCCTATGAAAGAGGGAAAAAAAGGAGGTCTTACAGCTTTTGGAGTAGCCCTTATAGAGATGGCAGAAAGTTTAGGGATGTTTATGGATGTAAGCCATTTAAATGATGAAGGATTTTGGGATGTTTTAGAAGTTACTAAAAAACCTATTATTGCCTCTCATTCTAATTGTAGAAACTTGGTACCTGTTATGAGAAATCTTACAGATGAACAGATTAAAGCTATTGCAAAAAGACAAGGTGTTATAGGAATGAATATTGCAAATAAATTTGTTGCCAATGAGGGGGATTTGGCAAATACAGAGAGATTAGTAGATCATATTGACTACATTGTAAATTTAGTAGGGATCAATCATGTGGGGTTTGGATTTGATTTTTGTGATCAATTAAGAAAGTATGATTTGCCAAAGCCTAATCCTTCAGATAATAAATTTTTTGATACATTAAGTGGACATGGTAAGATTAAAAATATCACAAAGGAATTAATAAACCGAGGATATAAAGAAGAGGATATAAAACTAATTTTAGGAGGTAATTTTTTAAGGGTTTATAAGGAGTTATTGTAA